The following nucleotide sequence is from Mucilaginibacter sp. cycad4.
CTTAAAAGCTATGACAACAGGTTGGATGGGGAAGGGTTTTTACGCGCCCGTATGCTTGATCTTTTAATGGGCGATTGGGACAGGCACGAAGACCAATGGCGTTGGGCTGATACTAAAAATGGGAAGGGAAAAACCTATATGGCCGTACCGCGTGACCGTGACCAGGTATTTCACGTTACGCAAGGCGTGTTTCCAAGTATTGCAGCCTTGCCCTGGATAGATCCCTTACTGGAAGATTTTACAGCGGACATTCCGCGGGTGAAATACTCTCTTTTTAAAACGCGCTTTATGAAGGAGTATCCTGATGCGCAAATAAGCTATGAACGATGGATGCAAATTGCCGATGAGTTTGTTAAAGCCGAAACTGATGCAGTGCTTGAAGAGAGTTTAAAACGCCTGCCCGCAGAAAGCTATAAATTGAGGCATGATGACCTGATAGCAAAGCTTAAAAAACGCCGGGACAACATTCCGGCAGCAATGAGCGAGTATTATAAGTTCAGCAATAGGATAGTGGATGTCCGCACCACTGATAAAAATGAGCTGATCACTATTTCAGATGCCCCGGATAAGGCTACAAGGATAACCATAGATAAGCTAAATAAGGAGGGAGAAACCAAAAACCGCTTTATGGATATGGTTTACAAGCCTGAAATTACAAAGGAGATCAGGCTGTATGTTTCGGCCGGCGATGATCAGGTTGTAATCAATAATGGTAGTTCGCCAATAAAATTAAGAATTGTAGACAGTGTTGGTAATAAAACTGTTGATGTTAAACAGGCCAATCGTAAGGTGCAGTTTTACGGGCGCAAAGACAGTATAACTTTTACCGGCAATACAGGCAGGCTGAGCAAGCACTTATCTAACGATACATTAAATACGCAATTCCTGCCTACTAATTTATATAATGTATGGATGCCCCTGGCTACTGCCGGTTTAAATAAAGATGATGGATTTTTATTAGGACTGGGTTTTAAATATACGGGACATGATGGCTTCCGTAAACTGCCATATTCAACCTTGCAGCAGGTAATGATAACCCATTCATTTGCCACCGATGCATTCAGGATCAAATATAATGGCGAATGGACAGATGCTTTTGGTAAAGCTGATTTTACTATGCAGGCCAATATTCAATCGCCCGATAATACGGTAAACTTTTTTGGTTTGGGTAATGAAAGTGTACTGAACAAATTTGAAGGTTACCGGAGATTTTACCGTACCCGATATGATATTTACCAGTTTGACCCGGCTTTACGCTGGCATACCGGCAAAAACAGCGATATCAGTGTTGGCCCTTCGTTCCAGTTTTATCACCTTGATCTTGCTGACAATGCCGGGCGTTTTATTAATCAAACATCACTCATTAACTCCTATGATAGTTTATCGGTAGGAAAAGATAAAGCTCATCTTGGCGCCTTGATAAATTATACAACAAACCGGCGCGACAATAATATACTGCCTAAAAGCGGGTTTTATTTTACTGTTACAGCACAGGGATATACAGGCCTTAACAGTTATTCAAAATCATTTGTACAAATAAAGCCTGAGTTTACTTACTACCAAAAACTAACTCCGGAGGGTGCCATCGTATTATCTGACCGCGTTGGCGGTGGTGTAAGCTTTGGTAAGCCTGCTTTTTACCAGTCAATGTTTTTGGGCGGACAGGGCAACCTGTTGGGGTACTTGCAAAACCGTTTTGCAGGCAAGCATATGGTGTTCAATAATTTGCAGGCAAGGGTTAAACTTGCCGATATAGCCAGTTATATTTTGCCGGGCCAGTTAGGTTTGGTAGGCTTTTATGATGCAGGCCGTGTTTGGATAGATGATGAGCATTCAGATAAGTGGCATACCGGCACCGGCGGCGGGTTATATTTTGCGCCGGCAAGTTTAACGGTATTGCAGTTGCTGGCCGGTCATTCAAGCGAAGGCTGGTACCCTTATATATCGCTTAACTTCAGGTTGTAATTAACCCTCGCGAAAATTGGTATAAAGTATGAAGAAAAGAGCCGGGGCCGGATCAGAAGGGCTTTGGCTCTTTTTTGTTATTATTTGATTTTGAGTAGATTAGATGAGTGGTATGCCAAATAGTATGAATGTTAAAAGAATTAAGGAATATTTAACATTAAGTCATAAAATTGGCCTGAAAAATATATTTCTTTATAATTCCTTATTCCTAAGTTGTTGATCTGAGAACCTTTTCTTAATGCCTCTGTAATAGTTTTGTTGCAAACTAACTGTATTGCAATGAAACAAAATTTACTTAAACTTTCACGATTGTTTATTCTTTTTGTGGTATGCATGCTTACTTATGGCAGCACATACGCGCAAAGTTTAACTATCAGAGGTATCGTATTAGACGAAACCAATCATCCTTTACCAGGCGTAAGTGTGCAGGTTAAAGGCACTACCATTGGCGCGGTAACTGGTACCGAAGGCCGCTTTACACTCGCTGCCGCTAAAGGCCAGGTGTTAACTTTTAAATTTATAGGTTATGTTCCCCAGGAAGTAACCATTAGCACTGAAACTAACATCTCCGTTCAGTTAAAATCCGATTCCAAAGCATTATCGGAAGTTGTTGTAACGGCTTATGGTGTAAAAAAAGAAGTTAGAAGACTTGGTTACACCGTTCAGGAAGTTAAAGGCCCGGAATTGGTTAAAGCACGTGAACCCAACCCTATTAACTCATTAGCAGGTAAAGTTGCAGGTTTAACAGTAGGTACAAACGCCGAATTATTAGGCCGCCCTGAAATTGTTTTACGTGGCAGCAAGGATTTACTTTTTGTGGTTGACGGCAGCCCGATCAACTCGGATACCTGGAATATCAGCCCTGATGATATCGATACTTATACCGTATTAAAAGGCCCCAATGCTGCGGCATTGTATGGTTCAAGAGGTATAAATGGTGCAATTATCATCACCACTAAAAAAGGTACCAATGATAAAAAAGGCTGGGAAGTTAACATCAACAGCAGCACACTGTTTGAAGGCGGCTTAATTGCTGCGCCGGAAGCACAAACAGAATACGGTCGTGGTAACGCTTATCATTATGAGTACCAGGCAAAAGATAACAGCAACGTTTACGTACCTGCTGCCGATGCTTTATACGATAACGGTAACCGTTTAGGCGAATACGGTCCTCGTTTTGATGGCCAGCTGTTACGTCAGTACGATAGTCCTTACAACCCGGTTACTGGCGTACGCACACCTACACCATGGACAGCCCGCGGTAAAAATAACTTTGATAACTTCAGGCAAACTGGTCTTATTTCTACAAATAACTTAGCAGTTGCTGCCAGTGGCTCAAATTATAATACAAGGTTTTCCTATACCCACATGTATCAAAAGGGTATGTTTCCCAACACAAAGTTGAACTCTGATAACTTCAGCCTTAATGCCAGCTATAATATTACACCAAGGCTAACTATTGACGGAAGCATCAACTTCAATAAACAATATACTCCAAACATTCCTGATGTTAGCTATGGCCCTAACAGCTACATTTATATGTTTAAGGTTTACGGCTCGGCAGATTATGATGTACGTGACCTTGAAGATATTTATAAAGGCCCGATGGGTGTTCAGGACCTTGTACAATACGCACAGGAATATGGCCGTTTGAATAACCCATGGTTCATGGCCAAAAAATGGCTGCGTGGTCATGACAAAACTGACATTTACGCTTATTTACGTTTAAATTATAAAATTACGTCAGACTTGAATTTGAGCTTACGCTCACAGGTATCAACCTGGAACCAGCAAAGAACAGAACAGGTACCTTCATCAGCTAACTTAAATGCTTATACCTCATGGTATAAATTTGGCTGGTATGGTGACTATCGTGAAGACGACCGTAAGTTGTTTGAAAACAATACCGACTTACAATTAAACTATAACAAAACCTTTGGTAAATGGTCAGTAAGCGGTTTAGTAGGTGCTAACTCACGTTCATTTACTTATAATTCATTCTACGGCACTACACGTGCTTTGGCTTTACCTAACGTGTATGTGTTGTCAAACTCAGTACAGGCACCGCTTTCATATACCTGGGACTCAAAAATGCAGGTTTATAGCGGTTACTACTCATTTGATATCGGTTTTGACAAATATTTTAATATTAATACAACGGGTCGCCTCGATAAATTGTCGACATTTCCAAGTAACAAGCCTCCTTTCTTTTATCCTTCAGCTTCAATCTCTTCAGCTATATCCGATTATGTGAAATTGCCAGAAGTGATCAGCTTCCTGAAAGTAAGGGCTTCGGTTGCCGATATTAAAAGCGGTTTAACACAATCAACAGTTGGTACTGCTTATAAACAAGTTACCGGTATCACTACCAGTACGTTATTAAATTACGGTACTGAGTTATACAGCTCATATGATGGCCCAAGCTACACCAACCAGGATGCGGCATCATATTCAACTTTATATAATAACCAGGCTTCGGTTACTTATTCAAATACCAAGGCTAACTCAAGTCTTAACCCATTCAACCGGGTATCTTATGAGGGTGGTGTGGACATCAAATTCCTTAACAATCGTTTAGGTTTGGATGTAACTTACTTTGATACTCAAAACGGTCCGCAGATCTATCAATTCCCGATTGCGCCTTCAACTACTTTCTCTACTTATAACCAAAATGCGGTTACCACGAAAAGAGCTGGCTGGGAATTATCATTAACCGGTTCGCCTATCCGCAACAAAGACGGATTTTCATGGGATGTAAATATTAACTACTCTACCTTTAAAGAAACATTATCAAAAATTGGTTATGGATCAAGCAACACCATAGCTTTGGGAAGCGGCAACCACAACTATGCAGTTGGCGATAGAGTTGATGAAGTATATGGTACTAAATATTTAAGAGATGGTAACGGCAATATTGTATATGATGCAAGCGGCGTGTTGCTGAAAGCATCGGGCTCAAACAGCCAATTATACGGATCATTAGGCCATTTAAACCCTGACTTTACATTTGGTATCAATAACAGGTTTTCATATAAAAATTTCACATTCAGTTTCCAGGTTGACGGCCGTATTGGTGGTGTTATTTACGATTATAACTTCTATGCAACCAGGCAGGGTGGTACCGACCTTTCAACCGTTCAGGGTGTGATTGGTGCAGCACGTTTGGCCGAGTGGAATTCAACCAAAGTTGGTACACAAGCGCCTACCCCTTCGTTGTTAGGTAACGAAAGCGGTGCCGGTGTTAAAATTGTTAGCGGTACACCTAAATTTCAAAATGGTGTTATCTCAAACTTAAGCGAGCTTACCTTCGCTCCAAACACAACACCTATTACGGTTCAAAGCTATTTGAATGGTAACGTTAAATCTATTGATGAGCAATACATGATCAGCAGGTCATTTGCCAAATTACGTGAGGTGACTATTGGTTATAATTTCCCTTCAAAGTTTTTAAAGGGTAGCTTGATTAAAGCAGCTTCGATATCATTAGTCGGCAGAAACCTGTTGTATTTCGCAGCACGTAAAGATTTCGATATCGATCAGTATGCTTCGGGTTATAACTCAACCGATAACACAACGGGAGGTGCTGCGGCAAACGGTGCGCTGCAAAGCACAACAGCCCGCAGATACGGGTTTAACCTTAACGTAACATTCTAAAAATATTTTATAAAACATATTTATAAAGATGAAAGCTTTAAAATTAATCACAGCGACGTTTGTTTTGGCGATGTCAATAACAGGTTGTCAAAAGGGGAACCTTAACTCAAACCCGAATGCTATTAATGCAAACTCGGTGATCCCGGTTTCATTAATAGTGAACCACCTTACGGCTATATTGATCAGGTCGGAAGAGATGCCATTTGGCGATGTAAACAAATCAAACCAGTTCCAGGTTTCTAACTATGCAAAATATTGGGGTACTAATGAAGATACCTGGTCATACAGCGCACATAGCTACGAAATATTGAAATATGCAATCCAACTGGAAGTACAGGCAAAAGCACAGTTAGGTAACACCACCAATAAGTATTATGCGATGTCAAAATTCTTCCGGGCATATTCAGCCATCTGGCTGGCGCAAAGGGTAGGTGATATCCCAATGACCCAGGCAGGTGATATCAATTTTCTTACCCCGGCTTTTGATACTCAGCACGATGTTTACAAAAACTCTTTGAAGCTGCTGGATGACGCCAATACTATCTTAGCTACTGCAGGTTCTCCGACTACAGTTTTTGATAGCGGAGATATTTTTGGATTAACCAACCTCCAGTGGCAAAAAGTGATCAATAGCTACAGGTTAAGGATATTGATAAGCTTAAGTAAAAGGGCCGATGATAATGCAGATTTGAACGTCAAGCAACAATTTGCTGCTATTGTTGGTAGTGCTGCTACGTATCCGATAATGACAGGTAACAGCGACAATCTTGTTTATAAATTCAATGCAACCAATTTATACCCGATTTTTGCAACCGGCAGCAACTCATACAATAACTTCATGAACGTGGGTAAACCGGTATTGGATATCACCACTTC
It contains:
- a CDS encoding BamA/TamA family outer membrane protein; translation: MTKKILAFLFLAGSAVYANAQAIAPSAWQKFPDSTVVSVHASYDDVTGIHRWLFGENYRKDWAMKVKLPVIRLSQINGGLTPIKQGGGMESKSLRLEDKTGREWVLRSVEKVPDKLLPPNLQGTFAVDWVGDEFSGQHPYSALIVPPLAEAAHVPHANPIIGVVAEDPALGQYSKLFIGTVCLIEEREPIGSSDNTLKMQGQLLKSYDNRLDGEGFLRARMLDLLMGDWDRHEDQWRWADTKNGKGKTYMAVPRDRDQVFHVTQGVFPSIAALPWIDPLLEDFTADIPRVKYSLFKTRFMKEYPDAQISYERWMQIADEFVKAETDAVLEESLKRLPAESYKLRHDDLIAKLKKRRDNIPAAMSEYYKFSNRIVDVRTTDKNELITISDAPDKATRITIDKLNKEGETKNRFMDMVYKPEITKEIRLYVSAGDDQVVINNGSSPIKLRIVDSVGNKTVDVKQANRKVQFYGRKDSITFTGNTGRLSKHLSNDTLNTQFLPTNLYNVWMPLATAGLNKDDGFLLGLGFKYTGHDGFRKLPYSTLQQVMITHSFATDAFRIKYNGEWTDAFGKADFTMQANIQSPDNTVNFFGLGNESVLNKFEGYRRFYRTRYDIYQFDPALRWHTGKNSDISVGPSFQFYHLDLADNAGRFINQTSLINSYDSLSVGKDKAHLGALINYTTNRRDNNILPKSGFYFTVTAQGYTGLNSYSKSFVQIKPEFTYYQKLTPEGAIVLSDRVGGGVSFGKPAFYQSMFLGGQGNLLGYLQNRFAGKHMVFNNLQARVKLADIASYILPGQLGLVGFYDAGRVWIDDEHSDKWHTGTGGGLYFAPASLTVLQLLAGHSSEGWYPYISLNFRL
- a CDS encoding SusD/RagB family nutrient-binding outer membrane lipoprotein; amino-acid sequence: MKALKLITATFVLAMSITGCQKGNLNSNPNAINANSVIPVSLIVNHLTAILIRSEEMPFGDVNKSNQFQVSNYAKYWGTNEDTWSYSAHSYEILKYAIQLEVQAKAQLGNTTNKYYAMSKFFRAYSAIWLAQRVGDIPMTQAGDINFLTPAFDTQHDVYKNSLKLLDDANTILATAGSPTTVFDSGDIFGLTNLQWQKVINSYRLRILISLSKRADDNADLNVKQQFAAIVGSAATYPIMTGNSDNLVYKFNATNLYPIFATGSNSYNNFMNVGKPVLDITTSTKDPRTYLMATPVTTTNVADFSNYLGADPGTSLATLQNEAATGKYSFFNAQRYLGNASGATAEPFIFIGYPEMAFNIAEGINRGWASTLSAADAKAWYDKGIAASFSNFGLSVTSNSTVTISDVGGKSLGTVTTDNATFLANVSYNLGSSTAALAQILQQKYVAFFMNSGWEAYFNHRRTNLPALSEGGTGLGTAGGKLPRRWLYPLDEINSNNANYQKAIASQFGGTEDVFKDTWLTK
- a CDS encoding SusC/RagA family TonB-linked outer membrane protein, which encodes MKQNLLKLSRLFILFVVCMLTYGSTYAQSLTIRGIVLDETNHPLPGVSVQVKGTTIGAVTGTEGRFTLAAAKGQVLTFKFIGYVPQEVTISTETNISVQLKSDSKALSEVVVTAYGVKKEVRRLGYTVQEVKGPELVKAREPNPINSLAGKVAGLTVGTNAELLGRPEIVLRGSKDLLFVVDGSPINSDTWNISPDDIDTYTVLKGPNAAALYGSRGINGAIIITTKKGTNDKKGWEVNINSSTLFEGGLIAAPEAQTEYGRGNAYHYEYQAKDNSNVYVPAADALYDNGNRLGEYGPRFDGQLLRQYDSPYNPVTGVRTPTPWTARGKNNFDNFRQTGLISTNNLAVAASGSNYNTRFSYTHMYQKGMFPNTKLNSDNFSLNASYNITPRLTIDGSINFNKQYTPNIPDVSYGPNSYIYMFKVYGSADYDVRDLEDIYKGPMGVQDLVQYAQEYGRLNNPWFMAKKWLRGHDKTDIYAYLRLNYKITSDLNLSLRSQVSTWNQQRTEQVPSSANLNAYTSWYKFGWYGDYREDDRKLFENNTDLQLNYNKTFGKWSVSGLVGANSRSFTYNSFYGTTRALALPNVYVLSNSVQAPLSYTWDSKMQVYSGYYSFDIGFDKYFNINTTGRLDKLSTFPSNKPPFFYPSASISSAISDYVKLPEVISFLKVRASVADIKSGLTQSTVGTAYKQVTGITTSTLLNYGTELYSSYDGPSYTNQDAASYSTLYNNQASVTYSNTKANSSLNPFNRVSYEGGVDIKFLNNRLGLDVTYFDTQNGPQIYQFPIAPSTTFSTYNQNAVTTKRAGWELSLTGSPIRNKDGFSWDVNINYSTFKETLSKIGYGSSNTIALGSGNHNYAVGDRVDEVYGTKYLRDGNGNIVYDASGVLLKASGSNSQLYGSLGHLNPDFTFGINNRFSYKNFTFSFQVDGRIGGVIYDYNFYATRQGGTDLSTVQGVIGAARLAEWNSTKVGTQAPTPSLLGNESGAGVKIVSGTPKFQNGVISNLSELTFAPNTTPITVQSYLNGNVKSIDEQYMISRSFAKLREVTIGYNFPSKFLKGSLIKAASISLVGRNLLYFAARKDFDIDQYASGYNSTDNTTGGAAANGALQSTTARRYGFNLNVTF